One segment of Alnus glutinosa chromosome 2, dhAlnGlut1.1, whole genome shotgun sequence DNA contains the following:
- the LOC133859446 gene encoding receptor protein kinase TMK1 has protein sequence MKMMKKTYLGYKLVAVFLAGLSSLFLCASSQANPTDDTLVMLALKKSLSPPESLGWSNDSDPCNWKHVICSGDKRVTRIQIGHQELQGTLPPTLSTLTQLQRLELQYNNISGPLPSLNGLSSLEVLMLSNNQFSFIPSDFFAGMSSLLSFEIDNNPLSGWQIPESLRNATALQNFSANSANITGIIPEFISADAFLGLTNLHLSFNYLEGGLPKSLAHSQIESFWVNGQRSESKLSGTIDVVQNMTSLKEVWLHSNAFSGPLPDISGLKDLQSLSLRDNGFTGPVPISLVNLKSLKIVNLTNNFLQGPMPVFSSEVAVDMSNDSNSFCLPTPGACDSRVDTLLLIVKSMGYPQRFAEQWKGNDPCVDWVGISCSNRNITVINFQKMGLTGSISPEFASLKSLQRLVLADNNLIGSIPEELTTLPALVELDVSSNQLYGKIPAFKSNVMVNTNGNQDIGKDKSSSSSQGAPSQNSTIPSTRTGSGDGGSSGHGNKKKSSTLIGVIVFSVVGAVFVIFLIGLLVFCLNKMKQKRFSRVQSPNAMVIHPHHSGSDNESVKITVAGSSVSVGAISETQTVPSSEPGDIQMVEAGNMVISIQVLRSVTNEFSKENILGQGGFGTVYKGELHDGTKIAVKRMESGVIAGKGSTEFKSEIAVLTKVRHRHLVALLGYCLDGNEKLLVYEYMPQGTLSTHLFNWAEEGLKPLEWTRRLTIALDVARGVEYLHGLAHQSFIHRDLKPSNILLGDDMRAKVADFGLVRLAPEGKGSIETRIAGTFGYLAPEYAVTGRVTTKVDIFSFGVILMELITGRRALDETQPEESMHLVTWFKRMHINKDFFRKAIDPTIDLNEETLASVSTVAELAGHCCAREPYQRPDMGHAVNVLSSLVELWKPSDQNPEDIYGIDLEMSLPQALKKWQAYEGRSNMESSSSSLLPSLDNTQTSIPTRPYGFAESFTSADGR, from the exons atgaagatgatgaagaagacTTATCTTGGATACAAGCTTGTGGCCGTTTTTCTTGCTGGGTTATCTTCACTTTTCCTCTGTGCAAGCTCTCAAGCAAACCCAACTGATGACACTTTGGTAATGCTAGCTCTCAAGAAGAGCCTCAGCCCACCGGAGTCTCTCGGGTGGTCCAACGACTCAGACCCCTGCAACTGGAAGCACGTGATCTGCTCAGGCGACAAACGGGTCACCCGGATCCAAATCGGGCACCAAGAACTCCAAGGTACACTTCCTCCAACACTCTCAACCCTCACCCAACTCCAGCGCTTAGAGCTTCAGTACAACAACATCTCTGGCCCTCTACCTAGCCTAAACGGCCTAAGCTCGTTGGAAGTGCTTATGCTTAGTAACAACCAGTTTAGTTTCATTCCTAGTGATTTCTTTGCTGGCATGTCTTCGCTTCTATCCTTTGAGATCGATAATAACCCACTTTCGGGTTGGCAAATCCCCGAAAGTCTCCGAAACGCTACGGCGCTTCAGAACTTCTCGGCGAATTCGGCCAATATTACCGGGATTATACCGGAATTTATCAGCGCCGATGCGTTCCTGGGTCTGACTAATTTGCACTTGTCTTTCAATTACCTCGAAGGTGGGTTACCTAAGAGCCTTGCTCACTCGCAAATTGAGTCCTTCTGGGTTAATGGGCAGAGAAGCGAGAGTAAGCTTAGTGGCACCATTGATGTTGTCCAGAACATGACTTCCTTGAAAGAGGTTTGGTTGCATTCGAATGCGTTTTCGGGTCCGTTGCCAGATATTTCGGGCTTGAAAGACTTGCAGAGCTTGAGTTTGAGGGATAACGGGTTTACCGGCCCTGTGCCAATATCGTTGGTGAATCTCAAATCGCTGAAGATTGTGAATTTGACAAACAATTTCCTTCAAGGACCAATGCCGGTGTTTTCGAGTGAGGTGGCAGTAGACATGTCTAATGACTCGAATAGCTTTTGTTTGCCCACTCCTGGTGCGTGTGATTCTAGAGTCGATACATTGCTTTTGATTGTGAAATCAATGGGTTACCCGCAAAGGTTCGCAGAGCAATGGAAGGGGAACGATCCGTGTGTAGATTGGGTTGGGATCTCTTGTAGCAATCGGAATATAACTGTTATAAATTTTCAGAAGATGGGTCTCACGGGCTCAATTTCTCCTGAGTTTGCTTCGCTTAAATCGTTGCAAAGACTAGTTCTTGCTGATAACAATCTCATCGGTTCGATTCCGGAGGAGCTTACTACTCTGCCTGCACTCGTTGAGCTAGATGTTTCAAGCAATCAGCTTTATGGGAAAATTCCTGCTTTTAAGAGTAATGTGATGGTGAATACTAATGGTAACCAGGATATAGGAAAGGATAAGAGTAGTTCTTCATCTCAAGGTGCACCATCACAGAATTCGACGATTCCATCTACAAGAACAGGTTCTGGAGATGGTGGCAGTTCTGGACACGGTAACAAGAAGAAATCTTCGACATTAATAGGAGTAATTGTATTTTCGGTAGTCGGAGCTGTCTTTGTGATTTTCTTGATTGGTTTGTTGGTTTTCTGTCTGAATAAGATGAAGCAAAAACGTTTTAGCAGAGTACAGAGCCCCAATGCAATGGTGATTCATCCTCACCATTCTGGATCCGATAATGAGAGTGTGAAGATCACAGTTGCAGGCTCAAGTGTTAGTGTTGGTGCAATCAGTGAGACCCAAACTGTTCCTAGCAGCGAGCCTGGCGATATACAAATGGTTGAAGCAGGAAATATGGTGATATCTATACAAGTCCTGAGGAGCGTGACTAATGAATTCAGCAAAGAAAATATATTGGGACAAGGAGGTTTTGGGACAGTCTACAAAGGCGAATTGCACGACGGTACAAAAATTGCAGTAAAGAGAATGGAGTCTGGGGTAATAGCTGGGAAGGGATCGACAGAATTTAAGTCTGAGATTGCTGTTTTGACTAAGGTCCGGCACCGGCATCTTGTTGCCCTTCTCGGGTACTGCTTGGATGGGAATGAGAAGCTTCTTGTGTATGAATACATGCCTCAAGGAACACTCAGTACGCATCTCTTCAACTGGGCAGAAGAAGGATTGAAACCACTGGAATGGACCAGAAGGTTGACCATTGCCTTAGATGTGGCCAGGGGTGTTGAGTATCTCCATGGTTTGGCCCATCAAAGCTTTATACATAGGGACTTAAAGCCTTCAAACATTCTTCTTGGAGATGATATGAGAGCTAAGGTCGCTGATTTTGGCCTTGTGCGTCTTGCTCCAGAGGGGAAAGGCTCAATTGAAACAAGAATTGCTGGAACTTTTGGATATTTGGCGCCAGAATATGCAG TTACTGGCAGAGTGACAACCAAAGTGGACATATTTAGTTTCGGTGTGATTTTGATGGAGCTTATCACAGGGAGAAGAGCACTTGACGAGACTCAACCTGAGGAGAGCATGCACCTTGTAACATGGTTCAAAAGAATGCACATCAACAAAGACTTTTTCCGCAAGGCAATTGACCCGACAATCGACCTCAATGAGGAAACACTTGCCAGTGTCAGCACTGTCGCCGAGTTGGCCGGACATTGCTGTGCAAGGGAACCGTATCAAAGACCCGACATGGGTCACGCCGTCAACGTGCTTTCTTCTCTAGTGGAGCTCTGGAAGCCAAGTGACCAAAATCCGGAAGACATATATGGCATTGACCTTGAAATGTCACTGCCTCAAGCACTAAAGAAGTGGCAGGCTTATGAAGGTAGAAGCAACATGGAGTCTTCTTCCTCTTCGCTCCTTCCAAGCTTAGACAACACTCAGACCAGCATACCAACACGCCCTTATGGATTTGCCGAGTCTTTTACATCTGCAGATGGGAGATGA